A genomic region of Manihot esculenta cultivar AM560-2 chromosome 15, M.esculenta_v8, whole genome shotgun sequence contains the following coding sequences:
- the LOC110601635 gene encoding probable methionine--tRNA ligase yields MGDLSSTNSSGDGRTAPKVPIPGKRNILITSALPYVNNVPHLGNIIGCVLSADVFARYCRLRGYNAIYICGTDEYGTATETKALEENCTPKEICDKYHAIHREVYKWFNISFDEFGRTSSPQQTEVCQAIFKKLLENNWLSENAMQQLYCDTCKRFLADRLVEGNCPTEGCNYDSARGDQCEKCGKLLNPTELKDPRCKVCRNTPHIRETNHLFLELPLLRDKLGKYIESMSIAGSWSQNAIQATNAWLKEGLKPRCITRDLKWGVPVPHEKFMDKVFYVWFDAPIGYVSITACYTPDWEKWWKNPENVELYQFMGKDNVPFHTVMFPSTLLGTGENWTLMKTISVTEYLNYEAGKFSKSKGIGVFGNDVKDTKIPVEVWRYYLLTNRPEVSDTLFTWSDLQAKLNSELLNNLGNFINRVLAFISKPPGAGYGSIIPDAPNADSHPLTKKLAEEVHKYVEQYVEAMEKVKLKQGLKTAMSISSEGNAYLQESQFWKLYKEDQSSCNIVMRTAVGLVYLLACLLEPFMPSFSLEVFKQLNLPPEKASLCDEKGDIDRAKKPWEYLSTNHKIGTPEPLFKELKDEEVDFFRQKFAGSQAERAEAEAAKIAEQLKKTKVSDVSGKKQQTKKPSAEAKPKGTVEPEISITRLDIRVGLIKKAQKHPDADSLYVEEIDVGGGETRTVVSGLVKYIPLEEMQNRKVCVLCNLKPATMRGIKSQAMVLAASNSDHTKVELVDPPESAAVGERVTFPGFEGQPDDVLNPKKKVWETLQVDLHSNTDLVACYKDIPFTTSAGVCKVASIQSGSIR; encoded by the exons ATGGGAGATCTCTCATCCACAAATAGCTCCGGTGATGGTCGGACAGCCCCGAAGGTCCCGATCCCTGGCAAGAGAAACATACTTATCACTAGTGCCTTGCCTTATGTCAATAACGTTCCTCACCTTGGCAATATAATCGGAT GTGTTTTGAGCGCTGACGTTTTTGCTCGATATTGCCGGCTTCGAGGCTACAATGCCATATACATATGCGGAACTGATGAGTATGGAACGGCAACAGAGACCAAGGCCTTGGAGGAGAATTGCACCCCAAAAGAGATTTGCGACAA GTACCATGCAATTCATAGGGAAGTTTATAAATGGTTTAATATAAGTTTTGATGAATTTGGACGGACATCATCTCCACAGCAAACTGAAGTTTGCCAAGCAATTTTTAAGAAGTTGTTAGAGAACAATTGGCTTTCTGAGAACGCAATGCAACAG ctatactgtgatacttgcAAAAGGTTCTTGGCTGATCGGCTTGTAGAGGGTAATTGTCCTACTGAAGGTTGTAATTATGATTCTGCACGAGGTGATCAATGTGAAAAGTGTGGAAAGCTGTTGAATCCAACAGAGTTAAAAGATCCTAGGTGCAAG GTTTGTCGAAACACTCCACACATTCGTGAGACAAATCACTTGTTTCTTGAGCTTCCTCTGCTAAGGGATAAACTGGGAAAATATATTGAGAGCATGTCAATAGCTGGATCTTGGAGCCAGAATGCTATTCAAGCAACAAATGCATGGTTGAAAGAAGGGTTGAAGCCACGATGTATTACTAGAGATTTGAAGTGGGGGGTCCCAGTGCCGCATGAGAAATTTATGGATAAG GTTTTCTATGtctggtttgatgcccctattGGATATGTCTCAATCACTGCATGCTATACACCTGACTGGGAGAAATGGTGGAAGAATCCTGAAAATGTGGAGCTTTATCAGTTTATGGGAAAGGATAATGTGCCATTCCACACT GTGATGTTTCCCTCTACACTTCTGGGAACTGGTGAAAATTGGACCTTGATGAAGACCATAAGTGTTACTGAATACTTAAACTACGAGGCAG GAAAGTTTTCCAAGAGTAAAGGCATAGGAGTTTTTGGTAATGATGTAAAGGATACAAAAATTCCTGTAGAAGTGTGGAGATATTATTTATTGACTAACAGGCCAGAG GTATCTGACACTTTATTTACATGGTCCGACTTGCAAGCAAAACTTAACAGTGAGTTGCTCAATAATTTGGGCAACTTCATCAATCGAGTATTAGCTTTTATTTCTAAGCCTCCAG GAGCAGGATATGGTTCCATTATTCCAGATGCTCCAAATGCAGATTCACATCCCCTGACAAAGAAATTGGCTGAAGAAGTTCATAAATATGTGGAGCAATATGTTGAAGCTATGGAGAAG GTCAAATTAAAGCAGGGACTGAAAACTGCAATGAGCATTTCTAGTGAAGGGAATGCATATTTGCAA GAAAGTCAATTCTGGAAGCTTTACAAGGAAGACCAATCTTCATGTAATATTGTTATGAGGACTGCTGTTGGACTTGTATACCTTCTTGCATGTTTGCTAGAACCTTTTATGCCATCCTTCTCTCTTGAG GTCTTCAAGCAGCTTAATTTGCCACCTGAAAAGGCTTCACTTTGTGATGAAAAAGGAGATATTGACAGGGCAAAGAAACCTTGGGAATATCTATCTACCAACCATAAAATTGGGACACCAGAGCCATTGTTCAAGGAACTG AAAGATGAAGAAGTGGATTTCTTCAGGCAGAAATTTGCTGGAAGTCAGGCTGAGAGGGCAGAAGCTGAAGCAGCAAAAATTGCTGAGCAGCTGAAGAAGACGAAAGTTTCAG ATGTTAGTGGGAAGAAGCAACAGACCAAAAAGCCTTCTGCAGAGGCAAAACCAAAGGGCACTGTTGAGCCAGAAATCTCCATCACAAGACTTGATATTCGTGTTGGCTTAATTAAGAAAGCTCAGAAGCATCCTGATGCTGATTCATTATATGTGGAAGAAATTGATGTGGGGGGAGGAGAGACTAGAACAGTTGTTAGCGGACTTGTCAAGTATATACCTCTAGAAGAGATGCAG AACCGGAAGGTCTGCGTTCTTTGTAACTTAAAGCCAGCAACCATGAGGGGTATCAAGTCACAAGCTATGGTTCTTGCTGCTTCCAACAGCGACCACACCAAG gttgagttggttgaTCCACCCGAATCCGCTGCTGTGGGAGAGAGAGTTACATTTCCTGGATTTGAAGGTCAGCCTGATGATGTCCTAAACCCTAAAAAGAAGGTCTGGGAGACGCTGCAAGTGGATCTCCATTCCAACACAGATCTAGTAGCCTGCTATAAAGATATTCCATTTACCACGTCAGCTGGTGTGTGCAAGGTTGCATCCATCCAAAGTGGATCAATAAGGTAA
- the LOC110602239 gene encoding probable sucrose-phosphate synthase 3, protein MAGNEWINGYLEAILDSGAGAIEEHKPAPPVNLSDRGHFNPTKYFVEEVVTGVDETDLHRTWIKVVATRNTRERSSRLENMCWRIWHLTRKKKQLEWEGQQRQASRRWEREEGRRDATEDLSEDLSEGEKGDIVGEMLLSETPRKKFQRNFSNLEVWSEDKNEKKLYIVLISLHGLVRGENMELGRDSDTGGQVKYVVELARALARMPGVYRVDLFTRQVSSHEVDWSYGEPTEMLTSGSEDADGNEVGESSGAYIIRIPFGPRDKYLRKELLWPYIQEFVDGALAHILNMSKVLGEQIGGDGPVWPYVIHGHYADAGDSAALLSGALNVPMVLTGHSLGRNKLEQLLKQGRQSKEDINSTYKIMRRIEAEELALDAAELVITSTKQEIEEQWGLYDGFDVKLEKVLRARSRRGVNCHGRYMPRMVVITPGMDFSNVVVQEDAPEVDGELASLIGGSDGSPKAIPAIWSEVMRFLTNPHKPMILALSRPDPKKNITTLLKAFGECRPLRELANLTLIMGNRDDIDEMTGGNASVLMTVLKLIDKYDLYGLVAYPKHHKQYEVPDIYRLAAKTKGVFINPALVEPFGLTLIEAAAHGLPMVATKNGGPVDINRALNNGLLVDPHDQQAIADALLTLVSEKNLWHECRKNGWKNIHLFSWPEHCRTYLTRVAACRMRHPQWQTDTPGDEMAAEESSLNDSLKDVQDMSLRLSIDGDKSSLNESLDYSAAAAGDPEIQAQVNQVMRKIKKPEAGPKDAEGGKNETGMSKYPMLRRRRRLIVIALDCYGAEGAPENKMIQVVQYVIKAVRSDSLFARTSGIALATAMPLSETVEFLASAKIQVNEFDALICSSGSELYYPGTYTEENGELLPDPDYASHIDYRWGCEGLKKTIWKLINTTEGAEQSKGSSSLIELDSKSSNAHCVAYWIKDRKKVMKVHDLRQKLRMRGLRCHPMYCRSSTRMQIIPLLASRAQALRYLFVRWRLNVANMYVILGETGDTDYEQMVAGAHKTIIMKGVVIKGSEELLRSMELKDDFVPKESRLIAHLSGESSASEIAEALKQVSKATGM, encoded by the exons TTGGAATGGGAGGGACAACAAAGACAGGCAAGTCGAAGATGGGAACGGGAAGAAGGAAGAAGGGACGCAACCGAAGATCTGTCAGAGGACTtgtcagaaggagagaaaggGGATATCGTGGGAGAGATGTTGCTAAGTGAGACCCCAAGGAAAAAATTCCAGAGAAACTTTTCCAACTTGGAAGTTTGGTCGGAGgacaaaaatgaaaagaaactcTACATTGTCCTTATCAG TTTACATGGTTTGGTACGTGGAGAAAATATGGAGCTTGGTCGAGATTCTGACACTGGTGGACAG GTCAAATATGTGGTAGAACTTGCTAGAGCACTTGCTAGAATGCCTGGGGTGTATAGGGTAGACCTTTTCACTCGCCAAGTTTCCTCTCATGAAGTTGACTGGAGTTATGGTGAGCCAACAGAGATGCTAACTTCAGGATCTGAAGATGCTGATGGCAATGAGGTTGGAGAAAGCAGTGGGGCATATATTATTAGGATTCCCTTTGGTCCCCGTGATAAGTACCTCAGGAAAGAATTACTTTGGCCCTATATTCAGGAATTTGTGGATGGGGCTCTTGCTCATATTCTTAATATGTCAAAAGTTTTGGGTGAGCAGATTGGAGGGGATGGCCCTGTGTGGCCATATGTCATTCATGGTCATTATGCTGATGCAGGCGATAGTGCTGCACTTTTATCAGGTGCTTTAAATGTGCCAATGGTATTAACAGGACATTCACTTGGAAGAAACAAGCTTGAACAGCTTCTTAAGCAGGGTCGGCAATCAAAGGAAGACATCAATTCAACATATAAAATAATGAGGAGGATAGAAGCAGAAGAGCTCGCACTTGATGCTGCTGAACTAGTGATCACAAGTACCAAACAGGAGATTGAAGAGCAATGGGGACTTTATGATGGATTTGATGTGAAGCTTGAAAAGGTTTTGCGTGCTCGCTCTAGAAGAGGTGTCAATTGCCATGGCCGTTACATGCCAAGGATGGTG GTTATCACTCCTGGTATGGACTTCAGCAATGTTGTGGTTCAAGAAGATGCTCCAGAAGTTGATGGGGAACTTGCATCACTTATTGGTGGTTCTGATGGTTCCCCAAAAGCAATCCCTGCAATATGGTCTGAA GTGATGAGATTCCTTACTAATCCTCACAAGCCAATGATTTTGGCCTTGTCAAGGCCTGACCCAAAGAAAAATATTACTACGTTACTGAAAGCCTTTGGAGAGTGCCGTCCATTAAGAGAGCTTGCCAATCTC ACACTAATCATGGGAAACAGGGACGATATAGATGAGATGACAGGTGGAAATGCAAGTGTTCTCATGACAGTATTGAAACTGATAGACAAGTATGATCTCTATGGGCTAGTTGCATATCCAAAGCATCACAAGCAATACGAAGTTCCAGATATTTATCGGCTTGCTGCAAAGACAAAG GGAGTTTTCATAAACCCAGCATTGGTCGAGCCTTTTGGCCTTACCTTAATTGAG GCTGCTGCACACGGGCTTCCTATGGTGGCAACTAAAAATGGTGGCCCAGTTGACATCAATCGA GCATTGAACAACGGTCTACTTGTGGATCCTCATGATCAGCAAGCTATTGCTGATGCACTACTTACATTGGTATCAGAGAAGAATCTATGGCATGAGTGCAGAAAGAATGGTTGGAAAAATATACACCTTTTCTCATGGCCAGAACACTGCCGCACTTACTTGACTAGGGTAGCAGCATGCCGAATGAGGCACCCACAGTGGCAAACTGATACTCCAGGAGATGAGATGGCTGCTGAAGAGTCATCTCTCAATGATTCCCTGAAGGATGTGCAAGATATGTCTCTTAGGCTCTCAATTGATGGCGATAAATCTTCATTAAATGAATCACTCGACTATTCAGCAGCAGCTGCAGGTGACCCGGAGATACAAGCTCAAGTAAACCAGGTAATGAGGAAGATCAAGAAACCAGAGGCTGGCCCAAAAGATGCTGAAGGTGGAAAGAATGAGACTGGCATGAGCAAGTATCCCATGTTGAGGAGGCGACGAAGGTTGATTGTAATAGCTCTTGACTGCTATGGCGCTGAAGGGGCTCCTGAAAATAAGATGATTCAAGTTGTGCAATATGTAATTAAAGCTGTTAGGTCAGACTCACTATTTGCAAGAACATCAGGGATTGCTTTAGCTACAGCTATGCCATTGTCAGAAACAGTAGAATTCTTGGCATCGGCAAAGATTCAAGTAAATGAGTTTGATGCATTGATTTGTAGCAGTGGTAGTGAATTGTATTACCCTGGAACTTATACTGAAGAGAATGGAGAACTTTTACCGGATCCAGATTATGCATCACATATAGACTACCGCTGGGGTTGTGAAGGTCTTAAAAAAACCATCTGGAAGCTAATAAACACAACTGAAGGTGCAGAACAATCTAAAGGATCATCCAGCCTCATCGAGTTAGATTCAAAATCAAGCAATGCCCATTGCGTCGCATACTGGATCAAGGATCGCAAAAAG GTTATGAAAGTGCATGATTTGAGGCAAAAACTAAGGATGCGGGGTCTTCGTTGTCATCCAATGTACTGCAGGAGCTCAACAAGGATGCAAATCATTCCTCTCTTGGCATCTCGAGCACAGGCGCTGAG GTACCTTTTCGTCCGTTGGAGGTTGAATGTTGCAAACATGTATGTAATTCTTGGTGAAACTGGAGACACTGACTATGAGCAAATGGTAGCTGGGGCTCATAAGACCATAATAATGAAAGGTGTGGTGATAAAAGGATCTGAAGAATTGCTAAGATCCATGGAGTTAAAAGATGACTTTGTTCCTAAAGAGAGTCGCTTGATTGCACATTTGAGTGGTGAATCATCAGCCAGTGAGATCGCTGAAGCTTTGAAGCAAGTATCAAAAGCTACTGGGATGTGA